The nucleotide sequence TCCGGAACCGCAGCGTGAGGTCATCCGAGAGTCGGTCTGTGACTTCCACCCATGCGCGGAACGCCTGTCCGTCCGCCACGCGGAATGTGCTCTTCTCAAAGAACCAGAGGAATCCGTCGTACAGGAACGCGGCGCCGTCCAGTTTCATGCGGCCCGACTCGAAGTTGTGGGTCCACCAGCCACCGAACGCGTAGGCAGGCTGGGCGTTGTTCCCCGAAATCGGGCTGGATCCGGTGGCCTCTGCCTCGCCCTGAAGCCTGCCGCGAGGAGGCCAGTGCGTATAGGAAGTGGCGTAGAGGAACTCCAGTTGGTCATAGCGTGAGAGGCGGTACTCCAACTCCATCCGCGTCTCCACATTGCTGAAGATCGACGGGTCGTAGTAGTTCTGGCGCTCACGGTTCTGGTACTTGTGGCGCAGCTTGAAGCGCAGCGGGAACAGGAAGCGGTACTCCAGCTTCCCGACCCAGCGGGAATAGCGACTCATGTCCGCCTGTCGACGCCAGGTGTCCCATTCCACGGTCGTGATGATGCGCTCGTGCCAGCGATAGCGCGTGCTGAGAAAGAACCCCTTCTCCGCCTGCGGTTGCGCCGCATTCTCATACACGAAGCCGTAGATCGGGTCCGCAAGCCGGAAGTTGTCCTCCATGATGGAGCCCTTGAAGCGCTGGTAGTTCGAGAACGACCGCTGGTACGGGTTGTCATACGCCACATCGTAATCCCGATACACGACCAGACAGTTCAGGTTCTCGTACTGAAGGAATCCGTTGAGGACCAGCGCGCTGGGATCGTCTCCGACGCGAAGCGCCGACCCTCCCTTATCCAGTTCCGCGTACTCACCCTGAAGAGCAAGATTGCGATACACCCACTGGAAGTCCGCGCCCACCACGCGCCGATACTTTCCATCGCTCTTGTAGGAGGAGAAGACTTCCCCATCCTGCGGGAGGATGTTGTCTTCGTTGTCGTCGAGAATCAGCGGGTGCTTGTCCGTCGGGTTCTCCGGATCCCACTTCGGATCGAAGAAACGATCATAGCGGCTCTCGTAGCCGCCCACTCCCACATGACAACCCGGAGAGAAGGTGTAGCGGAGATTCCCGCCGTGCGTGCGCTCGCGAAGCACATCCTTCATCGGACGAAGCCCCGCTTCCTCCAGTTGTGAATTCTCGAGCCGGGGGGACATGGTGATCAGCATATTGACGGAACCATCGGCATTCAGAATGGCGTCCCGATGGTCATCCGAGAAGAAACCGATCGCGCGGAACTTCCCCACCGAGGCCTCGCCCGCCGCTCCGTTGAAGCTGAACTGCTGAGTCCGCGAAAGATCTCCCAGGACACCATCGTAGCGTTTGCCCCAACCGTAACCGCTCTTTCGGGGGCTCCGGAAATCTGTGTTCTCCATGACGACGCCCTGCCCCCAGGAGACCTGATAGTTCCCGAAGTAGATCTTGTCGATCTTCAAGAGGCCGGACGAGTCGGTCAGATCCTCCAGCCCGACAAATGCCTTTGGATTCTCCAGAAGATCCCGCTCTCCGAGGCGTCTGCTGGCCGCAAGCCCCACCTGCGCGCCATGCCCGTACCGAAGGCGCAGCTTCTGCAGAACCGCCGGGGAGGGATTGTCCATACCGGTCCGGTCCCACCAGGTGTCCGTCGTACCCTGCCCGGGATCCCGATCTCCGCGGAGCAGATCTTCCACATCCGAGAAGTAGTTGGTGGACTCCACGCGAAGCGAGTAGTTCCCCTGAAGGCGTGCCGCCGCCGGAGCATCTCCCTCCGATCCATAGCTCAGGAAGTTCCGGGCATTGGAGTACCCCCATCCCGAGAGTCCTGTGACGCGGCGCAGCTGCCCACGACTCCCGATGCTCCCGACCTTCTTCCGGTACTTGAAGATGGAGACCGCATCCACCGGCGACACGCTCTGGAGGTTCTGAAGATCCAGCACCCCGGCCACATTCACATCGATGGGGTCCAGCGCGAGATCCTTGTAGAGTTCCACCAGGGACTCGTCCATTCCCTCGGCGCCTTCCCACCACTCAAACCGGTAGAACAGGCGGTCCTTCCGTTCTCGTTCCGGGCTCTGCGCCACGGCCTGAACGGCGACCGACCCGCGGATGTCGGCAAGAAGCACTGCGGTCATCCCGGGCACATCCAACAGGTCCGTCACCGACCGGTAGTAGTCCACATACTCCCGGTGCAGCCAGACTCCGCGCGCGACTTCTTCCGGAATCGGAAGCGCAAGGATCTCCTCCAGAGTTGCGCGGTTCAGGTCCAGCGGGTCGGCTGCGAGTGCGCCGCCGGTGACAGCAAGCATCAGCAACATCAGCGCGCCGATCGATCTTGTTCGGACTCCCGAAAACATCATCGCCGGTTCCCCGCTCCTAGAAGTGCAGCCCAAGGCCGTAGTGGATCGTCGCGTCCATGACCGGATGGTGGGTATAGGTCACATCCAGCTTCGCCATGCCGAAGTTCAGCCCCACGCCAACATCGAGCAGGTTGGGTTTCGTCTGCGCACCGACTCGAATCACGAGCGGCTTCGAGACTTCAAACTCCATTCCGCCATGGAACTGGATCTCCTGCCCCAACTGTTTCTCCACCTCGAATGCCGTGATCACGCCATCGTAGGGCCGGTAGGCCATGCCGCCTGACACACGCTGCGGCAGATCCACGCCGACCGGATCACCCATGCTCGGATTGTTCAGGTTCTCCACGAAGAACCCCGCCGTCGTTCGTTCACGCAGTTGCGCCACGAACCCGATGTCCAGTCCGACTGTGGTCTCCGATCCCAGGTCGAAACCGGTCACGGAAACCGTGGGGTAGTCCAGGTTGTAGATGTTCACCGAGTAGCCGAACGCCAGTCCCGAGGAAAGGTCTCTCATCAGGTCAAACGCGTGCGAGAAAGTGAGCGTTCTCTCCACCTCCAGCACGGTGTCCAGATAGTCCACGCGAAAATCCGAATACCCCACGCCCACGGTGCCCCAACCCTGCACGGGAGTCGAATACGCGAAGAGATTCACACGGCTGAACGGCATATCGAACGGGCGAAACATGGAGAGATAGGCATTCCGACCCTCCGTGTTCACAAGTCCCGCCGGATTGTAGAAGACACCGGTGGCCTCGCTTGACAGTCCGGCATAGCACCCGCCCAGCCCACGGGCTCTCGGGCTGACTTCCAGGTCATCGAAGACTGCCCCAGCCGATGCAGCCTGAAGAACCACGAGGAGCAGCGCAGTCAGAAGACACCTTCCGCTCCGGAATCGAATCAAGTGAACACCTCCCTTGCGAAAGGAAGAAGCGCGCACGCAGCTCATCGCGATCCTCCCGGGCCTTCCAGTTGCATGCCCACCACGATCGGCGCGGACGCGGTCTGAACGCTACCACCGTCCAGAGGCACCGCGCGGGCGTGACAGATGTACATTCCCGGCTCGACCACGGAACCGTCCAGCCCCACTCCGTCCCAGGAGAGCGTCTGCGGTCCCAGACCAATGCCGTCATAGAGTGTCGTCACCTTCCTGCCCACAGCGTCGTAGATCTCAAGGACCATGTCGCTGCGGAAGGAGGTGTTGGTGCGGATCTCGATGGTTTCGCCCAGTGCCGGGACCAGTATGCCCCGCTCCACTTCCACCAGAGGACCGGAAGAGGAGAACCCGCCGTTCACTTCCTGAATGGTGTCCTGAGACTGGGGAATCAGTTCGTAGCCGGAGAAGTAGGGCGGCGACGAGTCGTACTGTGTCAGCACACCGGTCACATGGATTCGATCGCCGACATTGAATCGCGTGAGGTCCAGCGTGTCGAAGTTCTGGAACACCTGAATGCTGCCTGTTCCGTCGTCGATGTACGCCGCCAGCGAGTTGGAGTTGATGATCACGCCCTCTGTCTCCAGGAGCGCACCTTCGTACACCTCCTGCCCGACTTCCCCGGTCGGCACCACCACAGGCACCGCCCCGGAAAGGCCGCGAGCCAGAAACTTGTAGAACCCGGGGTCCTCGGTCAGCGCGGAGACTTCCGTCACAGCGCCGTTGCCGCTGCCGGACACATACTCCACCACGGTCCCCTTCACCTGAACCAGATCCCCGACACGAACGCCATACTCCCGAACATCCGGGTAGTAGAGGTCGTACTCCGCAGCGTCCGAAGCCATGAAAGAGAACACATTCGCCCCGCAGCCGCCGGGATCCTGCACCCAGATGCTGAGCCGCTCTTCGGGAGCCCCCGTCCCCGTTTCCACGGGGTCGATGTCACCCAGCGTCACAAACCCGCTGACCACGACGGTGTCGCCGTTCATGGGTGAGAACCCGGCCTCATCGAAAGCCTGAACATCGCAGAAGGCCGCGGCAAGAGACGGCACTGTGAAGGACGCGGACGCACTCGTGAGATTTCCCTCCAGATCCGCGACGCCTTCCACCACAAGCGCCACCTCGGAACCCGCAGGAAGGGGATCCGTCCAGAGGAAGTAGCGGCGGTTGGGGGTCAGCGGATCCGCATACACTTCCCGCACGGTCGGGGACTCGGCCCTGCCCGAAGTGGTGAGGGAATAGTGGGCCGCCGTGAGAGCGCTGGCGTCATCCACCGACTCGTCGAAGGAGACCTCCACCAGAATCGTCGAGCGGGCCGCATCTTCGGAGTCCACGATCAACGCAGGTGCGACCGTATCCCCGGGGATATTCGCCATGCCCGGTGTCGGGTTCGATGAGGGGAGCAGGTCGGCCAGCGAACTCCCCGTCCATGAGGAGACCGCATCCAGCCCGAGGGTGTGCCCCACCTTGGGCGCGCCGAAGGGGTAGGCATCGGCCGGGCCGGTGATCTCTCCGTCACAGAGATCTCCCTCGCACGGTCCGGTCTCGTGGTACTCCACCGCATCCACCACAGTCCCGTCCTGATCCCGCAGGACTACCAGTTCCCCGTAGGGCACGGCTGATCCCGGGAGCAAGTCCGGCTCGCACTGGCCCGCGTTCGTCTGGAACCCGCCCAGGAGCGCCATCTGATCGTCGCCGGAAGACGGGTCCAGGAGAATCATGTTGTCGGTATTGGGATCATCCGCTTCGACAGCCCGAAGCAGCGTGGAAGCGTCGTAGGTCTCCAGGAAGAGAACGGCACTGTCCGGTCGCGCAAACTGGAGAAGGTACCCCTTGTCGTCTTCGGAGCCGGGCCCCTGGGGATCGAACGCGGTCCGGCAGACCACCGCATACCCTCCGGCGGGAAGTTCCGTGCCTGCGGGGAACTCCCAGCGCGGGCCGGGATCGCAGCCGGGACCGTCGCGCCCGATGTCCGCAAGCGTCCAGCCGCCAATCTCCATCACCTTCGTCGTGCTGTTGAAGATCTCGACGAACTCCGCGCCCTCCTCGAACTCGGTGGAGGAGGTGTTCGGGTAGACCTCGTTGATGACGACATCTCCCGGCAGCACCTGTGCACGGACCCGAACCGAAGGAGACTCTCCGATGGCCGAAGGAACTCCGCCGGCGGTGGCGGTCGTCGACAGGAAAACATACTCCGCCAGAGAATCCGGTGCGGTCAGGCTGCCGACGGTCACCGTTCCGGAGGCCCCGGGAAGAACCGTCGCCCCGCCAATCCAGACGGTGTACCGCCCGGGAGAGACTTCCTGATATCCCGCCGTGGCAGCCGCAAAACCGCTCCCGGCCACGGAGAGGTCTCCGGGAACCGCCCACTCCCACGCGGCGGGGATCTCAATGCCCAGCGTCTCCAGTTCCTGCTCCTGCGCTTCCAGTGTGAAGGAGAGCGTGATGTCCACGGCGCTCTCAAGCACGACCTCCGGCGTCACGACGACGGTTCCGGATCCGTCTCCGGAAACGAAATCCCCGGTGGAAGTCGGGAGGAGAATGTGGCCGTCAAGATAGGGTGAAGAAGGATCGTTCTGCGCCACAAACCCCACGAGATCGAAGGCCGCCGGTACCGGCGAACCGTCGATGTTGGTGTCGTCGTCGACATAGAGCGAAAACTCATCCGCACCGTCCGTCACGCGCACAAACCCCGAGGTGCCTTCCCCCGGCCACTCCGCGGGATCAACGAGCGAAAGACCATCCACGCGCGCGCGGGATCCTTCCCATGTCGCGCCCCCGGTGAGCACATCCGAAGCAGCCAGAACCAAGGGGGCGTCCACCGCCCCGGATCCAATGACCGAGATGTTCGCACCGGATGTCACATAGAGATAGCGAGTTCCAGCCAGCGGATTCAGCGGATAGGTCCCCACCACTCCCGTGGCCTGCACTTGATCCCCGTCAGTCACCGCGGCGGTTCCGGAGACATCGATCACCGCCACGCCTCCTGTTCCGTCCGCCACATAAATCCAGACGGATCCATCGTCGAAGGGCGCCAGAACTCCGCCTCCCAGTTGGACGATCCCCTCGATGGTGACGGTCTGGAACTCCATTACGGCGGTTCCATTGGCGGCATTTGCGTTCACATCGGAGATGGGCGTGATCTGCGCCGTGGCACTCCCGGCGGCCAGCACCACAAACAGTGCCGCAACAAGACTTCGGAGTTTCATCGGAGCGTCCCCTCTGATCCCAGCGCGACCACTACCGGCGCGACCGTCTTCTCTCCCGTACGCGTCATTTCCAGGTGCAGGAGGTACATCCCGGCCGGCAGTTTCCGTCGCAGGTGATCCCGTCCATCCCACGGGATCGACCCGAGACCGCCCGCCGGAACCGTCTCCTCCGCAAGGAGGAAGACCTCTCTCCCGCGCATATCATAGAAGCGAAGGCGCACGACTTCCCCCTGCGGCGCCTCGTAGGAAATATCCATCTGTCCATCAAGATCCGGTGCGAAGGGGCGTTTCGGAACGATCAGCGAAAGCCCCGGGCCGGGATTGAACCCCCGGAAGAGAATGCGACTGCCCGGGACGAGTTCCTCGGTCAGATCCTCCGACGCGATCCCCGAAGCGCGAACCTCATAGACCGCCAGTGGCGACAGCGTCCCGACCTGAAGCGCAATCGTCAGACCGTCGGTGTCCGGTACGGCGGCTTCCACGGTGACGGGGACATTCTCCAGAACGCCGGACGCAGACTGGACTCTTCCGAGCGTATAAGAGGAGACGGAACCGGCCGTCACCGGATCTACCGTCCTGGAGAACACCAGTTCCACGCGATCCTCCGCGGTGGAGGCTGCGCTCAGCATCGCCGGGGGACCGTAGTCTCCGGGGGAACCGATCGAGGCCACGGTCGAGGCCAGCCATGTGGCCGAGTAGTTCTCGCTGGTCTCGTCGTTCCCGGTGAGACCGTTGCCGCCTTCCGCAACCTCATCACCCTCGCCGAAGTGGATGCGCGAGACGGTCTTGCCGTAGTCGTGCGCTCCGGACACTGACGAAGCCAGATCCTGCCCCTGAGGCGGCGTGTCATCCAGATAGGTGGAGGCTTCTTCATCGGCGTCCGGCCCGTCGACGGAGATTCCCGACTTGTCAGCCGAGAGCGTCACGAAATCCGGCCCCGCGTTCGACCACTGCACGATGTCCACATCCTGCACCAGGTCCGAGACCCCGTCCCACTTGAAGAGAATAATGATCTCTCGGTCATTGGAGAGCCCGGCCTGCGACAGGATATACGGATGGCCGACCAGTTCCAGCCCGGGATCTCTCATCGCCGGAACGCCGTCTGCGTCCCCGTCATTCGTGAATTCAAAGTCCGGTGAAACCTGATTTCCCCAGACATCCTGAAACTCCCCGTCGTCATGCAGGGAGACCACGACGGCCTGCCCGGGAAAGATGGAAGTGCCGGAAGGGAAACGCGCGATGAAGTCGTGCGGAAAGGAGGTGTCCCAGGGAATGGAGGCATCCGTCAGGTGCCAGTAGTTCTCGTATACGCCGCCACGATAGATCATGTCCGACAGGTAGTAGTCCGTGAGATCCAGGATGTCTGCGGTCGGGTTGTAGATCTCGATGAACTCGCCATCGGTCGGACTGACGGCAAACTCGGTGATCAAGAGGTGGTCCGCAGCCGACACCGGAAGGGCCGCCACCATGAGACAGGCGCAAAGGGACCATAGAAAACGAGGCGACAAGCGGCGGCTCCTGCGCGGGTTCGGGAAGTACAGCGCCGCAGAGTCCGCGAACTCCCTCGGCGGGAAACAGCATATTCGTGTATCACGCTCTCCGGAGCGCGTCAAGCTAGCTTCCTGAAAGTTGTGCGTCTGCCTTCGCAGCGGCGAGCGCCAACGCCTCCTCCGGATCCGCGATTCCCCGCAGGACCGGCTCGATGGCCACCGACTCCAGGATCTTGCGACCCGCGTACCAGCCCTTCGCGCTCGGCTGGGGAAGCGCGCGCTCCAGTTGCGCATACGCTTCGGCCAGTCCGGAATACTGAGCGAGGTGTTCCTGCATGACCGGATGCTCCATCGCGGACCGGCGAACGGGAATGTACCCTGTCTCCGCCGACCAGCGTGCCGTGCGCTCCGTATCCGTGAACCAGCGGATGAACTCCCACGCGGCGCGTTCCCGTGACGGATCGGTCCGGAACACCACGACATCGGTTCCGGCCACCAGTTGCGTATCAAACTCCCCCGCGGGAAGCGAAGCGATCCCCATGTCGAACCCGATCTTGCCCCGCATGAAGGCCAGGCTCACGGAACTCCCTTCAATCATGGCGACATTCCCTGCCAGGAACTCGTTCTGGTACTCGAAGCCCTGACTCAGGAGACAGCTCCCGTCGTTCACCAGGAGATCCGCCATGAACCGCAGCGCCTTGAGGCCCTCCGGGGAGTCGAACGCGGACTTTGTCTCCGTCGAATCCAGGAGCGTCCCGCCTGCCTGCACAAGGAGGTTCTCGAAGATCGTGACCGTGATCTGGCTGGCGGTGCCGTACTGGTCGGGTTCCCCGTCACCATCGAGATCGCGTGTCAGCGCGCGTGCCGCCAGCCGGTACTCTTCCCATGTCCGGGGAGGAGCGTCCGGGTCGAGCCCGGCCTCCGCAAACCGGTCGCGGTTGTAGTACAGCATGCGCACGGACTTGTTGAACGGGAAGGACCAGATCTCTCCGCCCCGGGTGCCACCTTCCAGAAAGATGGGATAGATGTCCGCCAGCGATTCCGGGCTCAGGCCATCCGGACCCTGGATCATCTCCGTGAGCGACGCGACCGACCCGTTGTCGATCAGGTTGCCGGTCCACGCCTCGTAGCACTGCGCAATGTCCGGCGGCCCGCCAGCGGCCACCGCAGCCATGATCTTCTGCGAGAGCGCCGTGTAGCGCCCCATGGAGACGCTCTCTACCGGCCCCCCGGGATCGGCCGCGTTGAAATCCTCCACCAACCCGTCCAGTGAAGTGCCCAGCGGCCCGCCCATGGCGTGCCAGAAACTGAGTCGTGGTGACTCTTCGCCTTCCCCCCCGCATGAGGCAAGGAGAACGACCATGGCGACCAGCAGAACTGGGAGCATTCGTCTTGTCACGGTTCTATCCCTTCAGGCCGGTGTGGGTAAGGCTCTCAATGATCTGTTTCTGGGCGAAGAAGTAGGCCACCAGAAGCGGCGCCACGGCGAAGGTGGCTGCGGCCATCATGAGGCCATGCTCGGTACCCTGCTCCTGTGCGAAGAACGCCAACCCGACCTGAACCGGCCGGATAGTGTCGGAGTTGGTCATCACCAGCGGCCAGAGGAAGCTGTTCCATGTGTTGATGAATGTGAAAAGGCACACGGTCGTGAGCGCCGCTCGCGAGAGAGGCAGAATAATCCGGAAGATGAATGTGACCGGCCCGCATCCGTCGATGACCGCCGCATCCACCAGATCTCTCGGGAACGAGAGAAAGTGCTGCCTGAGAAGAAAGATGGAGAAGACATGCGCCAGCCACGGAACGATCAGCGCGGAGTAGTCGTTGATCCATCCATCCCTTCCTCCGCCGGGCAGGTTGTACAGGAGGATGTAGGACGAGATGATGTAAACGGGCTCGGGAACCATCATCGTCGAGAGGAAGGAGTTGAACAGGCCTTCACGCCCCCGGAACTTCAGGAACGCAAACGCGAAGGCCGAAAGCCCGGAGGTCACAACCACTCCGGCCACGATGCACAAAGCCACGAAGATCGTGTTGAAGAAGTACCGCGGGAATGGAACGGAGTTCCACGCGTCCGGAAAGTTGGCGGGGCGCACATCGTGGGGGAAGAAGGTGGGCGGAGACTCAAACAGCTCCGCAGAGCCCTTCAGCGCCGTCGACAGCATCCAGTAGAATGGAAGAAGAAACGAAACCGCCCCCGCAAGAAGCACGACATGAACCGCCCAGTTCCTCTGCCCGATGCGAAATCCCTCACGCATAGTGCACCTTCCGCTCCACGACCTTCCGCTGGAACAGCGTGAGCGCAAGGATGACCACGAACAGCACCAGCGCCACCGCGGATGCGTACCCCATGTTTCCGCCCGCATCGAAACCCTTCTCGAACAGGTAGTTCACGATCACATTCGTGGTCCCGAGCGGTCCTCCGACCGGCGGCCCCGTCATCAGATAGATCGGAGCGAAGACCTGGAACGACAGGATGGAGGTCATCACCAGGACATAGAATGTCGTCGGGGTGAGCAGCGGCCAGGTCACATGGCGAAACGCGGCGCGTCGACCTGCTCCGTCGATGCGGGCGGCCTCATAATAGTGCTCCGGGATGTTCTGCAATCCCGCAAGGAAAAGAACGACATTGTAGCCAATCCCCCGCCACACAGAGACGACAATCACACACACCAGCGCGAGGCTGGGGCCTTCCGCCCATCCGGGGAGATCCGCCCCCACGGAGTTTGCGGCCAACTGGAATACCCCCGTGTGTTCGTCCAGCCAATGCAACCCCTTCCCGCCGAGACGCTCAATCACGGAGTTCGCCAGCCCGAAGCGCACATGAAAGATCAGCTTCCAGACCATGGACACGGCCACGAACGAGGTCACGACCGGCAGGAAGTACACGGTGCGATAGAGTCCCAACGCCTTCACGCCACGCCGCAGGAGGAGCGCGAAGAGAAGCGAGAACCCCACGGACAGCGGCACCGTCCCGGCCACGAACCACACGGTGTTCCCGGCGCTCTGCCAGAAGTCCGGATCCGAAAGCAGCTTCCGATACTGCCCCATGCCGACAAACGCGTGGATCTTCCCGAAACTGGCATCGAAGAACGAGACGGCCAGCGCGGACACAATGGGCAACAGACGGAAGGTGAAGATCAGGATGGCAGCCGGGAGGAGAAACGCGAACGGCATAAGCCGTCCCCATCGGCCTCGCTGCAGAGGGCTTGCGGGTTCCATGTCAGCCACGGGACTCCCCGGCAAATGCGGTGGATTCGTTCGAACCGGACCCGGCAGGATAGAAGGGTCGGCAAGAAAGTGTCAAGGCGGCGCCGATCGCTTCCGGGTGGCGCCACTCGATGCGTCCGCGCTACGCTGTCCGGGTATGTCTGCGGGAGGATTCATGGGACGCGAAGAAATCCAGCGCCTGCGCAACATCGGCATCATCGCCCATATCGACGCGGGGAAGACAACCACCACGGAGCGCATCCTCCACAGGACGGGAGTATCGCACCGGGTCGGCACGGTCGACGAAGGCACCGCCGTCATGGACTGGATGGCTCAGGAGCGCGAACGCGGCATTACCATCACCTCCGCCGTCACGACGGCCCATTGGCACGACCACATCCTGAACATCGTGGATACACCGGGCCATGTGGACTTCACGGCGGAGGTCCAGCGATCCCTTCGCATCCTCGACGGCGCCATCGTCGTCATCTGTGCGGTGGGCGGCGTGGAGCCACAGTCGGAGAAGGTCTGGCACCAGGCCTCCGAGTACCGCGTTCCGCGCATTGTTTTCGTGAACAAACTGGATCGCTCAGGTGCTGATTTCGAAGCCGCACTGGCCGACATGAGAAAGCGCCTCGGGAACATCTTCGTCCCGCTCGTGGTGCCGCTGGGCCGTGACGATGGGTACGGCTCCGTCCTGGATCTTCCGGGCAATCGGCTTCTCACCTGGGATCCCGACAACCCGGATGCGCCGCCCGCCGCGTCCCCGGTTCCGAAGGAGTACGCGGACATTCGGGCGGCTGGATTCGAACGAATCGTCGAAGCGGCGGGAGACGCGGATGACTCCATCCTCGACGAGTTTCTGGAGACCGGGGATGTCGACCGTGACCACCTTGTTCCGGCCCTCCGCAAGGCGGT is from Gemmatimonadota bacterium and encodes:
- a CDS encoding helix-hairpin-helix domain-containing protein, with protein sequence MMFSGVRTRSIGALMLLMLAVTGGALAADPLDLNRATLEEILALPIPEEVARGVWLHREYVDYYRSVTDLLDVPGMTAVLLADIRGSVAVQAVAQSPERERKDRLFYRFEWWEGAEGMDESLVELYKDLALDPIDVNVAGVLDLQNLQSVSPVDAVSIFKYRKKVGSIGSRGQLRRVTGLSGWGYSNARNFLSYGSEGDAPAAARLQGNYSLRVESTNYFSDVEDLLRGDRDPGQGTTDTWWDRTGMDNPSPAVLQKLRLRYGHGAQVGLAASRRLGERDLLENPKAFVGLEDLTDSSGLLKIDKIYFGNYQVSWGQGVVMENTDFRSPRKSGYGWGKRYDGVLGDLSRTQQFSFNGAAGEASVGKFRAIGFFSDDHRDAILNADGSVNMLITMSPRLENSQLEEAGLRPMKDVLRERTHGGNLRYTFSPGCHVGVGGYESRYDRFFDPKWDPENPTDKHPLILDDNEDNILPQDGEVFSSYKSDGKYRRVVGADFQWVYRNLALQGEYAELDKGGSALRVGDDPSALVLNGFLQYENLNCLVVYRDYDVAYDNPYQRSFSNYQRFKGSIMEDNFRLADPIYGFVYENAAQPQAEKGFFLSTRYRWHERIITTVEWDTWRRQADMSRYSRWVGKLEYRFLFPLRFKLRHKYQNRERQNYYDPSIFSNVETRMELEYRLSRYDQLEFLYATSYTHWPPRGRLQGEAEATGSSPISGNNAQPAYAFGGWWTHNFESGRMKLDGAAFLYDGFLWFFEKSTFRVADGQAFRAWVEVTDRLSDDLTLRFR
- a CDS encoding lamin tail domain-containing protein, with the protein product MKLRSLVAALFVVLAAGSATAQITPISDVNANAANGTAVMEFQTVTIEGIVQLGGGVLAPFDDGSVWIYVADGTGGVAVIDVSGTAAVTDGDQVQATGVVGTYPLNPLAGTRYLYVTSGANISVIGSGAVDAPLVLAASDVLTGGATWEGSRARVDGLSLVDPAEWPGEGTSGFVRVTDGADEFSLYVDDDTNIDGSPVPAAFDLVGFVAQNDPSSPYLDGHILLPTSTGDFVSGDGSGTVVVTPEVVLESAVDITLSFTLEAQEQELETLGIEIPAAWEWAVPGDLSVAGSGFAAATAGYQEVSPGRYTVWIGGATVLPGASGTVTVGSLTAPDSLAEYVFLSTTATAGGVPSAIGESPSVRVRAQVLPGDVVINEVYPNTSSTEFEEGAEFVEIFNSTTKVMEIGGWTLADIGRDGPGCDPGPRWEFPAGTELPAGGYAVVCRTAFDPQGPGSEDDKGYLLQFARPDSAVLFLETYDASTLLRAVEADDPNTDNMILLDPSSGDDQMALLGGFQTNAGQCEPDLLPGSAVPYGELVVLRDQDGTVVDAVEYHETGPCEGDLCDGEITGPADAYPFGAPKVGHTLGLDAVSSWTGSSLADLLPSSNPTPGMANIPGDTVAPALIVDSEDAARSTILVEVSFDESVDDASALTAAHYSLTTSGRAESPTVREVYADPLTPNRRYFLWTDPLPAGSEVALVVEGVADLEGNLTSASASFTVPSLAAAFCDVQAFDEAGFSPMNGDTVVVSGFVTLGDIDPVETGTGAPEERLSIWVQDPGGCGANVFSFMASDAAEYDLYYPDVREYGVRVGDLVQVKGTVVEYVSGSGNGAVTEVSALTEDPGFYKFLARGLSGAVPVVVPTGEVGQEVYEGALLETEGVIINSNSLAAYIDDGTGSIQVFQNFDTLDLTRFNVGDRIHVTGVLTQYDSSPPYFSGYELIPQSQDTIQEVNGGFSSSGPLVEVERGILVPALGETIEIRTNTSFRSDMVLEIYDAVGRKVTTLYDGIGLGPQTLSWDGVGLDGSVVEPGMYICHARAVPLDGGSVQTASAPIVVGMQLEGPGGSR
- a CDS encoding lamin tail domain-containing protein — protein: MSPRFLWSLCACLMVAALPVSAADHLLITEFAVSPTDGEFIEIYNPTADILDLTDYYLSDMIYRGGVYENYWHLTDASIPWDTSFPHDFIARFPSGTSIFPGQAVVVSLHDDGEFQDVWGNQVSPDFEFTNDGDADGVPAMRDPGLELVGHPYILSQAGLSNDREIIILFKWDGVSDLVQDVDIVQWSNAGPDFVTLSADKSGISVDGPDADEEASTYLDDTPPQGQDLASSVSGAHDYGKTVSRIHFGEGDEVAEGGNGLTGNDETSENYSATWLASTVASIGSPGDYGPPAMLSAASTAEDRVELVFSRTVDPVTAGSVSSYTLGRVQSASGVLENVPVTVEAAVPDTDGLTIALQVGTLSPLAVYEVRASGIASEDLTEELVPGSRILFRGFNPGPGLSLIVPKRPFAPDLDGQMDISYEAPQGEVVRLRFYDMRGREVFLLAEETVPAGGLGSIPWDGRDHLRRKLPAGMYLLHLEMTRTGEKTVAPVVVALGSEGTLR
- a CDS encoding ABC transporter substrate-binding protein, with product MLPVLLVAMVVLLASCGGEGEESPRLSFWHAMGGPLGTSLDGLVEDFNAADPGGPVESVSMGRYTALSQKIMAAVAAGGPPDIAQCYEAWTGNLIDNGSVASLTEMIQGPDGLSPESLADIYPIFLEGGTRGGEIWSFPFNKSVRMLYYNRDRFAEAGLDPDAPPRTWEEYRLAARALTRDLDGDGEPDQYGTASQITVTIFENLLVQAGGTLLDSTETKSAFDSPEGLKALRFMADLLVNDGSCLLSQGFEYQNEFLAGNVAMIEGSSVSLAFMRGKIGFDMGIASLPAGEFDTQLVAGTDVVVFRTDPSRERAAWEFIRWFTDTERTARWSAETGYIPVRRSAMEHPVMQEHLAQYSGLAEAYAQLERALPQPSAKGWYAGRKILESVAIEPVLRGIADPEEALALAAAKADAQLSGS
- a CDS encoding carbohydrate ABC transporter permease — its product is MREGFRIGQRNWAVHVVLLAGAVSFLLPFYWMLSTALKGSAELFESPPTFFPHDVRPANFPDAWNSVPFPRYFFNTIFVALCIVAGVVVTSGLSAFAFAFLKFRGREGLFNSFLSTMMVPEPVYIISSYILLYNLPGGGRDGWINDYSALIVPWLAHVFSIFLLRQHFLSFPRDLVDAAVIDGCGPVTFIFRIILPLSRAALTTVCLFTFINTWNSFLWPLVMTNSDTIRPVQVGLAFFAQEQGTEHGLMMAAATFAVAPLLVAYFFAQKQIIESLTHTGLKG
- a CDS encoding sugar ABC transporter permease, coding for MEPASPLQRGRWGRLMPFAFLLPAAILIFTFRLLPIVSALAVSFFDASFGKIHAFVGMGQYRKLLSDPDFWQSAGNTVWFVAGTVPLSVGFSLLFALLLRRGVKALGLYRTVYFLPVVTSFVAVSMVWKLIFHVRFGLANSVIERLGGKGLHWLDEHTGVFQLAANSVGADLPGWAEGPSLALVCVIVVSVWRGIGYNVVLFLAGLQNIPEHYYEAARIDGAGRRAAFRHVTWPLLTPTTFYVLVMTSILSFQVFAPIYLMTGPPVGGPLGTTNVIVNYLFEKGFDAGGNMGYASAVALVLFVVILALTLFQRKVVERKVHYA